In Capricornis sumatraensis isolate serow.1 chromosome 16, serow.2, whole genome shotgun sequence, a genomic segment contains:
- the HOATZ gene encoding cilia- and flagella-associated protein HOATZ — protein sequence METRPSSSLSSPEESCEAFPQGLLVFTGSSDRDANLAKQFWIGASMYPHNESQLVLSRGSSQRLPVARPSKSSAQEKTYFQPFSLAESKSRDVTAETLKIQESEEKKKYLQKIFCRMETKLSSVVFKSFPSLTMT from the exons ATGGAAACGAGGCCCAGCAGCAGTCTTAGCAGCCCAGAGGAGTCCTGTGAAGCTTTTCCCCAAGGATTGCTAGTGTTCACCGGCTCTTCGGATCGCGATGCCAACTTGGCCAAGCAGTTCTGGATCGGGGCGTCAATGTACCCCCACAACGAATCTCAGCTGGTGCTCTCCAGAGGTAGCAGCCAGCGTCTGCCGGTGGCGAGGCCTTCCAAGAGCAGTGCACAGG agaAAACTTATTTCCAGCCTTTTTCCCTTGCGGAAAGCA AGAGTAGAGATGTCACTGCTGAAACCCTAAAGATTCAGGAATCCgaggagaaaaaaaagtatcTCCAAAAG ATTTTCTGCAGGATGGAGACCAAACTCTCCAGCGTGGTATTCAAGTCCTTTCCCAGTCTGACCATGACCTAA